In Salinibaculum sp. SYNS191, the genomic window GCACCACCTCGCTGCCCTGGTTCGGAACCGTATTCAGCCAGAGGTCGAATCTGCCTGTCTCGCCGTGGTCCGCTCCGAGTGCGTCCGGGTCCAGACCCAGTATGGCGGGGAGCCCCCGCTCGGGTGCACCGAACGCGACGGTTAGTTCCGGGTCGCCGCTCGCCGATATCGCCTCGACCAGCTGGCCGAGACGTGCGACGCCGAGTTCCTCGCCGTACCGCGAAGCGGCGATGGCAAGTCCCGCGTCGTCGCGTGCGAGCGCCGAATCGAGGTCCGCGGCGTCGACGGCGAACCCCGGAGGGGACTCGCCGACGAGTTTCGCCCGGACCGGCTCTCTCGAAGAGACCCTGACGGTGACACGCTCCCCCTCTCCGACCTCCATCGCGGAGGGGACGGGGAGGGAGATCGGGTGTTGCAGTCCGCAATTGACCCGGACGTGCCCATCAGCACCGACCTCGGTCACGATTCCCTGTCTTAACGACCCCGAACCCTCGGATCCGGAGCCGGTCTGTGAACGGACGCGGAGCGGCGGCAGGACACCGGCGTACTCCAGTTCGTCCCGCCTGTCCCATACCTCCTTTCGGAGGTAGGGGGGTGTGGCGGCGTACCGCAGCACGGTTTCGACGAACCCGTCCTCCCACTTCCCCTTCCCGTCGGGGTCGGGGTAGACCGTGAGCCGGTCGACCCGGAAGACGGTGGCCGCACGGGCCACGTAGCCGAGTTTGCGAGTCGCCTCGCGTCTGTCCTCGGCCTCCCGGGCGAGGGAGGTCGGCACGAGCACGCTGACTGTCATGCCGTGACGCTTCCACGTCGCGCCACTAGACTGTGCCGATACATCTCCCATCCGCACTTAAAAAGTGCCCGTTTCTCGAGCACGGTGAGACGCGTTCACATGGCCCGATACCCTGAAAAACGGGCAATAAACTGTAACCGTCTGTCGAGAACAACGCAACCAGTTACTGATTGGCAGAACACACATTACGGTGGAGAGCGAACCGTCAGGTGTCATGTCTTCTGACCGCGTCATCGAACTCCTCAGGGCGGCCTACGGGGACGAGATGGAGACCGTGATGAACTACCAGACAAACGCCATCGTCCTCGACGGGGTCCGCGCCGAGGAGATAAAGGAGAGCCTCCAGGCGGACATCCAGGAGGAACTGACCCACGCCCAACAGCTCGGCCAGCGGCTCAAGCAACTCGACGCCCGGCCCCCGGGCTCCGCGGAGTTCACGGCCCGGCAGGACTCGCTGCAACCACCCGAGAACTCGACGGACGTCCTCTCGGTCATCCGCGGCGTGCTCGACGCCGAGGAAGACGCCATCGACACCTACCGCGACCTCATCGGGGCCGCCAGGGAGGCCGACGACCCGGTGACGGAGGACCTCGCCGTGACCATTCTCGCCGACGAGGAGGCCCACCGCACCGAGTTCCGCGGCTTCGAGAAGGAGTACCAGAGCGACTGAACTGAATCGGGTCTCGAAGGGGAGGACGGCGGGACTAGCGGTCGACGAACGTGACGCCGGTGAACTCGACCCGCGCGCCGCCGGCGTCGCTGGCCGCGACACTGACTTCCCAGTCGTGAGCGTCGGCGAGTTGTTCGACGATGCGGAGTCCGAAGCCCGTACCGTCTTCGGAGGTCGAGTAGCCGCGCTCGAACACCTCCGAGCGCTTCTCCGGCGGGATGCCCGGTCCATCGTCCGCGACGCAGAATCCCCCCTCTACGTCTCCGACGGTGACAGTCACGCCCGGGCCGCCGTGGTCCACGCTGTTTTGCACGAGGTTCTCGAACATCCGGCGGAGGCGGCTCCGGTCGGCCAGCACCGTGGACTGGGTCTCGACGGCCAGCGTCGCGTCGCCGGTCTCCACGGTCTTCCAGCAGGTCTCGGCAGTCTCCGCGAGCCCGACCGGTTCGACGGTCTCGACGGGATTGCCCTCGCGAGCGAGCGTCAGGACGTCCTCGATGAGCGAGCGAATCCTGTCGTGTGCGCGCGCGACAGACTGTAGCTCGTCGCTGTCGCGGTTCTCGCGAGCCAGTTCGAGGTTCCCCTCGGCCACGCTCAGCGGACTTCTGAGGTCGTGGCTGACGACGCTGGCGAACTCTTCGAGGCGCCGGTTCTGCCGTTCGAGGTCCCGTTCGCGCTCCCGGCGGACCGTCACGTCCCTGCCGATGCCGACGACCTGCGGGCGCCCGTCGGGATGCTCGACGCGGTTCGCGACGAACTCGTAGGGCGTCGTCGAGCCGTCCGCCGCCAGGACCGGCGCTTCGAGGCGTGCGTGGCCGGTTTCGAGGACTGCCTCGAAGTTCTCCGCCGCCGCCTCCCGGTAGTCGTCGGGGACGAAGTCGACGGCGTTCAGCGACGGTATCTCCGCGTCGGGGTAGCCGGTCACGTCGGCGAAGCTCTCGTTCCAGCGCTGTGGCGTGCCCTCGGCGTCGTAGATGAAAAACAGGTCGTCGATGGCGTCGAGCATGCGGTCGGTGTACTCGCGGTAGCGTTCGAGGTCGCGCTCGCGTTCCCGGCGCTCGGAGACGTCCCGGCTGATGACGACGAAGCGGTCCTCGCCGGCCAGGTTGAGCCGTCTGACGTGCAACTCGACGGGGAACGTCTCGCCGTCCCGGGTCCGGTAGACGCTCTCCAGACGCAGTCTCTCGCCGGCGTCCATCTCCGCCCAGACGTCGGCGGCCTCGTCCCGGTCGAGTTGCTGGTCCACGTCCCACACCTTCATGTCGGCCAGTTCCCCCGCGTCGTAGCCCGTCTTCTCCCTGAACCGGGGGTTCGGGTCGAGGATGTTCCCGTCCGTGTCGTGGACGTTTATCATGTCCGGCGAGTTCTCGAACAGCGCCTCCAGGCGGGCCGAGGTCCGTTCGAGACGGCGTTCGCGCTCGATGCGCTCGGTGATGTCCTGGAACAGCGAGAAGACGGCGACGACCTCACCCTCGTCGTCGGTGACGACGCGGTTGTGCCACTCGCAGGTGATGTGCTCGCCGTCCTTGCGGACGTTCTCGTCGACGCTGTGGTACCCGCCCTCGGCCTCCGCCAGAGCCGACGTGACCTCGTCGACGTTCTCGTAGCTCGAACTGGCGACGAGTGTCTCCCACGTCTCCCCGCGCAGGTCCGACTCCGAGTAGCCGAGGATGTCCTGCCCGGCCTCGTTCAGCCCGACGATTTCGAAATTCTCGTCGTACTCCAGCACGCCGAGCGGGGACTGCTCGATGAACAGGGAGAGGCGCCGCTGGCTGGCTTCGAGTTCCCGCTTGGACCGGTACTGCTCGACGGCGTTGGCGATGCTGTTCGCGAGCACCGTGTACTGCCCCGTGCCGCGTTCCTTCTGGAGGTAGTCGGTGACGCCGGCGGAGACCGCCTCGCTCGCCACCTCCTCGCTTCCCTTCCCCGTGAACAGGACGAACGGCAGTTCCGGGCGGGTCTCGCGAACGGTCTCCAGGAAGTCGATGCCGGTCGGACCCGGCATGTCGTAGTCGCTGACGACGCAATCGACGGCGTCGCCGAGCCGCTCCAGTCCCTCGCTGGCGTCGGTCGCCGTCGTGACGTCGAACCGCTCGTCCTCCCGTTCGAGGAACTCCGCGGCCATGTCGCCGAACGCGGGGTCGTCGTCGACGTGGAGAATCCGGATCGACTCGGTCATCGTCCGCTCTTGCACGCCAGCCGACAAAGTGTTATGGGAGTGTCAGTGCCGTGCCCTCGTTGCTGTCAATGCTGTTTCAGGTCCGACCTCGCCGACGGCCAGTTTACCAGTGTGGACCGTTGGCACGAGGGATGTTTCAGCCACCCAACTATTATTCTCCGCGGTTCGCAAGGAGACGAGGAAACGCTACGCGGTGCTCGTCAGGTTGCTCGCCACAGAAGTGCGCTGGCCGAGATTTGAACTCGGGTTAGGACCGTGGCAGGGTCCTGTGATACCACTACACCACCAGCGCTCACTGCATCCGCGCTGTGCGCACAGACGCACCGCGTCTGCTCACCACCAGCACGTTGCATTACTACGTACTGTCGATGGTAGATAAAAGGGTTCCGAAAACGGCGCGGGCCGGGGGTTTTCGCCCCGGGGTCACCCGACCAGCGACGCGATGCGCTCGGGTCCGGGACACAGCGGGTCGCTCGCCAGCGCGTCGCCGTGTGCGGCGTAGGCGCGCGACCGCGACCCGCCACAGACCGACCGGTGGGGGCAGGTGCCACACCGCCCGGCGAACCCATCCGCGTCCCGGAGCGAGCGAAGCAGCTGGGACTCGCGGTAGACGTCGACCACGCTCGCCTCCCGGACGCTGCCGGCCGAGCGGGGGAGGAACCCCGAGGGGTACACCTCGCCGGTGTGGCTGACGAACAGGAACCCGCGGCCGGCCCGGGTCGAACCGACGCGGGCGTCCGAATCGACCTGCTGTGCGACCACGCGGTAGTGCGGTGCCTCGACGGTGATGAGCCGGAACGGCGCGCCGCGCTGGCGCTCGTAGAGCCACTCCATCAGCTCGACGCTCGCCGGTGGCGAGAGCGGTTCGAGGTCCGTCCCGTTGCCGACGGGCACGAGGAAGAACACCTCCCACATCGCCGCGCCCAGGTCCGCGACGATGTCGGCGATGTCGGGCAGCGAATCGACGGTCGCCGCGGTGACGGTCGTGTTTATCTGAATCGGGAGGCCGACCTCGCGGGCCTGCCGGGCCGTCCGGAAGACCGCCTCGTAGGACCCCTCCTCGCCGCGGAAGCCGTCGTGTGCGGCGGCGGTCGCCCCGTCGAGGGAGAGCGCGATGCGTCTGACCCCCGCATCGGCCAGCTGGGCGACGGTCTCGCGGTCGAGGTTGTCCGTCGGCGCGGGCGTCACGCATGTCGGGATGCCCTGCGCGGTGGCATACTCGACGAGGTGGAACAGGTCGGGGCGCTCCAGCGGGTCGCCGCCCGAGAGGACGAGAATTGGGCCGGGGTCGCCGAAGGACGCCACGTCGTCGATGAGGGCCTCGCCCTCTGCCGTGGTGAGTTCGTCGGGATGGCGCTCCTCCTGTGCCTCCGCGCGGCAGTGGTCACAGGTCAGCCCGCAGGCCTGCGTGACCTCCCAGGTGAGAATCAGCGGCGTGCGGTCGTAGTCTCTGCCGTGGCCTGGCCCGCCCGTGCCGGGGTGGGCCGACGAGTCGCCACTGTGGCCGTGGTCGTGCATACCGGTCGTACCCGCTCGCCGACGGTCAACGGAGAGGGGAAGTACCACGGGTCTTTATCGACGGACCATCCTACGTCGGCAGCAGGCGCTCGTCGAACTCCCGTTCGGCCTGCAGTTCGGCGAGTTCGCGTTCCAGTTCCTCGATGCGCGCCTGCAGTTCCGCGAACCGCTCGCTGTCGGTGAGTTCCGCCTCGGTCCGCTCGACCTCCATGATGTTGCGCTTGACGATTTTCGAACTGAGTTCCTGATACTTCTGCTCGTAGGTGTTCAGCGCGAGCAGGCGCTCGACGGTCGAGCGCAGGTCCGCCGTGTCGACCGGTGCCGTCAGGACGTCGTCGAACCCCGCCGCGACGACGTCGAACTCCGGGGCTGTGGCGGTCACGAGCGCGACCCGGCAGTCGAGCCCGCGGGCGTCTATCTCGTCGAGCGCCTGGTCGCCGGAGATGCCGGGGACCCCGCGGTGGAGCAGCAGGACGTCGACGCCATCGTCGAGTTTCGAGAGGGTCTGGCCGCCGTTTTCCGCCAGCCGGAGGGCGTGGTCGTCCGCCAGCGCGCGCTCGGCGTGGTCCGCGAGCGCTCCCGCCTCGGCTGCGACGAGGACCGTCGCCGTGTCACCGCCCATGGTCGAGTCACTCGGAGAGAACTATCATAACTGCTTGGGCTGGGCCACCGTCAGAGGTACCACCCCCGCCCCCGTAGCCTCGCGCATGACAGCGAGTGGCTTCCTGACCGTCTCGCCGAAAGTCGAGGGGAGCATGGCACCGGAAATCGCGAAGGCCGTCGACGCGCTGGAGGACCATCCGGTCAGCTACGAGACGACGCCGATGGGAACCCTGCTGGAGGCGGAGGACGCGGCGACGCTCTTTGCGGCCGCTCAGGCCGCCCACGAGGCCGTCGACAGCGACCGCGTGGTCACCTTCCTGAAACTCGACGACAAGCGGGCGACGGACGCGCCGATGCGCGAGAAGGTCGACGCCGTCGAGGAGCGCCTGGGTCGGGACGCGCGGGGCGGGCCGGACTGACCGGCGTCCGCGAGTTCTTAAGTGAGGCGGGGCGAAAGGCGGGGTATGGAGAGTCTCAACCGGATGGCCACGGAACTCGTCGACGAGGCCATCGACTTCGCCGAGGAACTCACCCTGGACGTCCACGCGCTGGAGGGCGACGCCGCCGTCATCGACTTCGGCGTCGCGGTCCCCGGAGCCGTCGAGGCCGGCCTCCTGCTGGCCGAGATACAGACCGCCGGCCTCGCGACAGTCCAGACCCGCATGGACGAGGTAGCCGGCGCACCCACCACCCACGTCGAACTGTCGACCGACCACCCCGCACTGGGGTTGCTCTGTGCCGGCAAGGCCGGCTGGGAACTCAGCGTCGACGACTTCGAGGGACTTGGGAGCGGCCCCGCCCGCGCCATCGTCGCCGAGGAGGACATCTACGCGCGGGTCGGCTACGCCGACGACGCCGACTTCGCCGTGCTGGCCGTCGAATCGGACACGCTCCCCGACGAGGCCGTCGCCGCGGCGGTCGCCGAGCGGACCGGCGTCCCCGAGAGCGGCGTGTTCCTGCCGGCGTTCTCGACGGCCTCCATCACCGGCAGCGTCGTCGCGGCCGCCCGCGCGGCCGAACTCGCCACCTTCCGCCTGTCGGAACTCGGCTACGACCCGCTCGAAGTCCTCTCGGTCTCCGGCTCCGCCCCCGTCGCACCGGTCGCCGACGACGAGGAGACGGCGATGGCCCGGACCAACGACGCGCTGGCCTACGGCGGGCAGGCCCACCTCGTCGTCGAGGAGCCCTTCGACCGCTTCGACGAAGTCGTCTCGACGGCCGCAGACGACCACGGCCAACCATTCGCCGACATCTTCGCCGGCGTGGACTGGGACATGAGCGAGTTGCCCGTCGACCTCTTCGGACCGGCGCAGGTCACAGTCGACGTCCTCGGCGGCGAGACGCACGTCGTCGGCGACACGCACGAGGACGTCCTGGCCGAGAGCTTCCACTGAGATGCGCTACAAGATAGTCCCCGAACCGCGGAGTCGCGAGGCGCTGCTGGCCGCCCGCGACGCGCTGCCGCTGGTCCCGGGCAGCGTCGAGGACTGCTGTACGCGCATCCGCGACCGGACGGACGTACCCTCGCGTGACCGCGCGCGGGAACTGCTCACCTTCCTGCAGGCGCTCGGCCTCGCGAAAGAGGCCAGCCACGGCTTCCACCGCGTCCGCGGTGACGTCACCGACGAACAACTCCGGGAAGCGTTCCTGGCGAACGTCTACGGCGCGCGGGAGATAGTCGACGCGCTGGCCGACAGCGACGGCCCCCTCGACGCGGCGGACGCCCTCGCGGCGATTCGCGACGGCGTGCCGCGGTGGGAGCGCTCCCAGTACGCCGACTGGGAGGCGGAGTGGCGCGAACGCGCCGCGAACCTGCTGGCGTGGGCGGAGACGTTCGGACTGGCCGCGTCCGTCGACGGCGGCTACGTCGCGACCGACCCGTGAGAGAGCGGCGGGCTTTTGCCGCTGTCGCCCCTCCGGTCGCTCGATGACTGGACGGCTCGACGCGGTGCTGTTCGACGTCGACAACACACTCTGTGAGTACCGGCGCACGGGCGCGGACATCCTCGACGTCGCCTTCGAGCGGGTGGGCGTCGACCACTTCTTCACCGCCGCGGAGTACAACGACCGCTACGGCGAGTTCACCGACGAGAGCGACAGCGTCGCGGACCTCCGCGAGCGGTGTTTCTCGACCTTCGCCCGCGAGCGCGGCTACGACCCCGACGTCGGCCGGGCCGTCGCGCGGGTCTTCGCCGACGAGCGCGACCACACGAACGTCCGCTTCGTCGACGCCGCACGCGAGACGCTGGACGCGTTGCACGGCGAGGTTCCGCTGGCCGCCGTCACCAACGGCGCACCGGAGATGCAGACGGCCAAACTCGCCGGCCTGGGCGTCACCGACTACTTCGAGACGGTCGTCTACGCCGGCTACGACACCCCCGCCAAGCCGTCCCCCGAACCGTTCCACGCGGCGCTCGACCACCTCGGCGTCGTGCCCGAGCGGGCCCTCCACGTCGGCGACTCGCTCGGGTCCGACGTCGCCGGCGCACGGGCCGCTGGCGTCGGTGCCGCGTGGTTCCCCGGCGACCAGGACCCGACGGCGCCGGACCCCGAACCGGACTACGTCCTGGAGTCGATTGCCGATCTCACCGACCTCTGGTAGTGGACCCGCCTCACTCCACGCCAGTGACGTCGCGGACGGTCCCGACACCCTTCGAGCGGCCCTCGCGGAAGACGAACCGCTGGCCCTCCTCGACCAGGTACGGGCGGAACTTGAAGCGGACGCGGGCGCGGCCCGTGTCGCCGGGCAGGAGTTGCCCGCCTTCGGGCGAGAACACGCCGGCCTCGCTGATGGTTTCGAGGTGGACGACCGGTTCGTACCCGTCCCCGATGCGGGTCGGGTGGTTCAGGACCATGACCTCCGCCTCGAACTCCCGGACCGGGTCGGGGTCGGCCTCGCGGGGGACCAGGACCATCCCGCGCTCGATTTCCGTCTCGCGGACGCCCTTCAGCGCGATGCCGACGATGCGGCCGGCCCGTGCCTCGTCGACGCGGTGGTAGTGCATCTCGATAGAGCGGACCTCGACCTCGCGGAAGGAGCCGTCCTGCATCGGCCCGAGTAGTAGTTCGTCGCCCGCCTCGACGCTGCCGGACTGGATGGTGCCCGAGGCGACGGCCCCGACGCCGGTCACCTTGTACGTGCGGTCGACGTACATCCGGAACTGCGCGCGGTCGGCCCCGTCGCCGGTCTTGGGCAGGCGCTCGAACAGTTCGTCCAGGTCGTCCAGCCCGCGCGTCGTCACGGCGCTGGTCGTGACCACCGGGACGACCGTCTCGTCTATCTCCTCGATGGCCGCGTCGACGCCGTGGCGGTCGACACGCAGCGGCGTCCTGTCGACGTCCCGGAGCAGGCGTTCGACCTCGCGTTCGACCTCGTGGATGCGCTCGTCGTCCACGACGTCGGCCTTCGTGATGGCGACGATGGTCGGCAGTTCCGTCGCCAGCAGGATGCCGAGGTGCTCGCGGGTGGTCTTCGTCGGCCCGTCGTCGGCGGCGACGGTGAGGAGGCCGTAGTCGAGTTTCTGCCCGACGAGGCCGCGAATCGTGGTTCGCAGCCACGGCTCGTGGCCTACGGTGTCGACGAAGGAGACCAGACGGTCGGCCTCCTCGACGACGCGGGCGCGGTCGTCCTTCCGGTGGGGGTTGTCCATCCGCACCGGGCCGTCCTCGTCGAAGCCGTAGACGCCGTAGGAGAGGTCCGCCGAGAGCCCCCGCTCGATTTCGTGGGGCTGGACGTCCAGGAACCCGCGCGTGCCGCCCTCGCCGTCGTCGGCCTGGCCGGTGACCAGCGAACCCACCAGCGTCGACTTGCCGTGGTCGACGTGGCCGGCGGTGCCGACGACGATGTGCTCGTCGTCGTCCATCACGGTCCCTTCGGTTATCGTGGCGACGCCGACGAGGCCCCCGGCGGACCCGTCGCTGTCGGTGTCTGCGGTGCCGTCCGCATCGACCCCCCAGGTCTGGACCTCGTCGATGTGCGCGCCGGCCTCCTCGGCCAGCAGCGAGAGGACGTCCATCGACTCGGAGAAGGCGTCGGGCTCGATGCCGGCGATGCCGCCGTCGTCGGTGACGCCGACCACGTAGGTCGCCTCGCCGTCGCCGGAGAGAACCCGGTGGCGCAGCTGGGCGGCCAGACTTTCGAGACGCCCGTCAGCGAGGTGCAGGTCTTTCGTGAGTCGCTCTTTGAACTCGACGCTGCCGCCCTCCTGTTCGCCGCGCTCGATAGCGCGGTCGAGGACGGCCCGGTCGGGGCGCATGGGCGTGGTTTGCCGCCCCCAGAACATAAGCCTTCCCCGGGATTCGTGCGTTTCAGGCGTGCAGACACCGGAACAGTATCGAGCGCGACAGACGCAACTGTTCGGGATAGAGTGTGAATGTATCTCACAGCAATCGGCAGCCAGCCGTTGGTATCACCGGGCCGTGCCAATCCGTTCGACGGCCTCCAGGAACCCGTCGGCGTAGCGCGCGTCGGTGACGTACTCGGCCGCGGCGAGGGCCGTCTCGTCGGCGTTGGCGACGGCAATCGAGAGGCCAGCGCGTTCGAACGTCGCGGCGTCGTTCTCCGAGTCGCCGACGGCGGCGAAGTCCGCCGGAGCGAGGTCCAGTTCCTCGGCGACCGCTTCCAGCCCGGTCCCCTTGGTGATGGCCGGCGACTTGACGTGGTAGGCGAACCCGGTGTCGACGACCTCCAGGCCGTGCTCGGCGGCGATGTCGGCCAGCGGTTCCAGCGGCGAGTCCAGGCTGACCGCCACTTCGGTCTCGCGCCAGCGGTTCACCAGGTCGGCCTCGCCCCAGCCGAGGTCGTAGCCCGCCTCGCGGTACGCCGCGGCCACCGCGTCGGCCGCCGCGCGGTCCCCCTCGATGCGCAGCGTGTCCCGGCCGACGAGGACGACGCCGCCGTTCTCGGCGATGACGACCGTCTCGATGCCGACGAAGTCACACAGCGCGACCGGGTACGGCATCGACTTCCCAGTGGCGACGACGACGGGAGCGGGCCACTCGTGGAGCACGGGGAACACGCGCGGGTCGACCGCGCGGCTCTCGTCGGTCAGCGTTCCGTCGATGTCGACGACCAGCGGCGGGGCGTCCGCTGGCGGCGAAGGTACGTCCATGGGCGTTGGTCGGGGGCGAACGGTTTGCCGTTTCCGGTCAGTCGGTCAGGACCTCGTAGGCCGCCTGGACCCGCTTGAACGCCTCCTCGTCGCCGCCGTCGGCGTCCGGATGGACCTCCTTGATGCGCTCGCGATAGGCGCGTTTGACGGTCCCTTCGTCGGCGTCGGGGGACACGCCGAGCACCTGCGACGCCTCGCGCGGCGTCGGGCCGGACTGACGGGGCTGCCCGCTGCGGCCCCGGCGCTGGCGGGCCTCCTGACGGACGCGCTGGCGCCGGCCGCGGACCCGCTGGCGTGCCCGGCGGCGTTGCTCCTCCCGCGGCGGCGTCCACTCCTCGCGCGGTCCGGCACCGAAGCCGCCCCGTCCGGGGTCGCTGCCCGTGGCGGCCTGCTGTTCGACGCTGCGGTAGACGCGGTTCAGCAGGCGACCGCTCGCCTGGTAGTAGATGAAGTACGTCACGGCGGCAAAGAGCAGGGCAGGGATGAGAAGCGGCGGGGCGAAGATGGCACCGACTGCGAGGACCGCCGTCATGAGGGCGAAGGCTCCCGCGAGCCCTGTCACAAGTCGGTTCTCGTGCACGCTACTCCGTTGGGGCGGGACCCCTGTAAGCCTCTCGCCTGTCCCGCGGCGGAGGGTTCACAACCGTGGGCGTGCTAGCGGCTCGCATGAGCGTCTCCAGTCCGTGTGAAGTCTGCAACCGGGCGGACGTCGAGCACGCCTGCGACAGGTGTAGCAAACTCGTCTGCGGCCGGCACTTCGACGACGACCTGGGGCTGTGCATCGAGTGTGCCGCGGCCCTCACCGACGGCGAGGACCGACAGCGTATCCCCGGCAGCGAGGACATGCCGGACGGCGTCGACACCTACCGGTTCTAGCCGTCCTCGGTCGCTGGCACGTCGGTCGCTGCGGTCGCCGTCGCGGGTTGCTCGGTGCCGACAGTCCCGTTTGCCGGCCCCGCGGTCGGGGTCGGCTCGACCGTCGGGCCCGGCTCGGCGGCGTAGGTCACCTGGACAGTGGCACGGACCGTCACCGGTCCCTGGTCGATGACCGTGCCGCCCCGCAGTGCCGTCTCGGCGACGGGACCGACCCCGTCGCCGCCCGTCGAGAGGGAGCGGACCGGCCCGAGCACCAGGTTCGAACTCGCGGCGAGTGTCGTCGCCTCGGCCCGCGCGTCCTCGACGGCACGGTCGAGCGCGGTCTCGCGGAGTTCCCGTCGGCGGTCCTCGGAGAGCGTGAAGGAGGCGCCATCGACCGAGGTTGCACCTGCCGCGACGGCGATGTCGACCACGCGGCCGACCACATCGGGGTCGTCGACCACGAGTTCGAAGGACTGCCGTGCGACGTACGACCGCGTCCGGTTCTCCTCGCGCTCGAACAGTTGATAGCCGGTCGTCGTGACGGAGCTGACCGGCGGCGTCGCCCGGAGCGCGTCCCGGAGGCCGGCAGTCTCGTTGGCGAGGGTTTCCGTCGCCGCACTCGGCTGTGTGCCGGTCGCCGTCACCGCGAGTGCGACCACTGCCTGGTCGGGTTCCGCCGTCACGGTGCCGTCGCCGGAGACCGATATCGTCGCCGTGCTGGCGTTGCCGCCGTCGACCTGTTCGACTGGCCCTCCGGGCGAGGCTCCGAGACCGATGCCGACGAGGCCGGCGAGAAAGAGACCGACCACGACGAGCGCAACGAGTTGGCGTCCCATAGGAGAAGCGGGGCAGAGAGCTGGTTTGTTATACGCGGCTTATCCTGACGGCGGCGCGAAAGCACCCGATATACCCACGGTAGAGAGTGACTAGCTCAGGACAGCACTGTCTTCGTGACCGCCCCGAGGACCCGGGCGAGCACGTTGAAGGCGTGCAACGCGACGACGAACAGGGCGATACCGACGGCGCTCGCGACCAGTGCCTCGGGGAGCGTGTCGATTGCCACACGGCCGACGCCATCGACGACGAACAGTCTGTACTCGGTGAAGGGCAGCCAGTAGGTCAGGGGCGCGACGGCGAGGACGGCGGCCAGTACCACCAGCGTCACGACGGCGACGAAGGTGGCAAGGCCGATGCCGAACGTGGCGAAGAAGTACGCGACGAGCAGGTACGTCCGGACGTCGGTGACGAGTTCCTTCGCGTACGGGACGAGGGAGTCGCCGGCGGGCGTCAGCGGTTCGTAGCTCACGTCGACGCCGAGCAGTTCCCGGGCCAGGTGGGCCTCGAAGGCGGCGGCGAACGTCGCGCCGGCGAGAACGCCGACGAGCAGCGGAATACCGACCAGAAGCGGCGTCAGCGCGAGGCCGACGGTCAGGCCGGTGAGGAAGACGGTGAAGTACGCGACGCCGAGCGGGAACCGCAGGAGGACGTACACGAGGTTCCGGTAGGTCTGTCGGTCGGTTACCGGCCCGAGCAGTCTGTCGGGGAGAGACTGCGGGGAACCGGTGGAGGTGGTGTGGGCGGACATGGTCGTTCGACACGATGACACGATTGCCCCTAAAACCAGCGAAACTTCCCAGAAGTGCCGCTCAGCCCGATTCTCGGTACTGGTTCAGCCGGCGCTTGAGGCGTTTGGCGGCGTCGCCCGCGGCGTCGAAGTAGGCGTCGGGGTCCGTCGCGCTCTCGCCGGCGAAGATGATGCCCCGCGAGGAGTTGACCAGTCCCACCGGCGTCTCTCCCGGTTCGCGCTCGGCGAGGCC contains:
- a CDS encoding radical SAM protein yields the protein MHDHGHSGDSSAHPGTGGPGHGRDYDRTPLILTWEVTQACGLTCDHCRAEAQEERHPDELTTAEGEALIDDVASFGDPGPILVLSGGDPLERPDLFHLVEYATAQGIPTCVTPAPTDNLDRETVAQLADAGVRRIALSLDGATAAAHDGFRGEEGSYEAVFRTARQAREVGLPIQINTTVTAATVDSLPDIADIVADLGAAMWEVFFLVPVGNGTDLEPLSPPASVELMEWLYERQRGAPFRLITVEAPHYRVVAQQVDSDARVGSTRAGRGFLFVSHTGEVYPSGFLPRSAGSVREASVVDVYRESQLLRSLRDADGFAGRCGTCPHRSVCGGSRSRAYAAHGDALASDPLCPGPERIASLVG
- a CDS encoding HalX domain-containing protein; its protein translation is MGGDTATVLVAAEAGALADHAERALADDHALRLAENGGQTLSKLDDGVDVLLLHRGVPGISGDQALDEIDARGLDCRVALVTATAPEFDVVAAGFDDVLTAPVDTADLRSTVERLLALNTYEQKYQELSSKIVKRNIMEVERTEAELTDSERFAELQARIEELERELAELQAEREFDERLLPT
- a CDS encoding RNA methyltransferase, with the translated sequence MTVSVLVPTSLAREAEDRREATRKLGYVARAATVFRVDRLTVYPDPDGKGKWEDGFVETVLRYAATPPYLRKEVWDRRDELEYAGVLPPLRVRSQTGSGSEGSGSLRQGIVTEVGADGHVRVNCGLQHPISLPVPSAMEVGEGERVTVRVSSREPVRAKLVGESPPGFAVDAADLDSALARDDAGLAIAASRYGEELGVARLGQLVEAISASGDPELTVAFGAPERGLPAILGLDPDALGADHGETGRFDLWLNTVPNQGSEVVRTEEAMFATLACLTLKE
- a CDS encoding ferritin-like domain-containing protein, translated to MSSDRVIELLRAAYGDEMETVMNYQTNAIVLDGVRAEEIKESLQADIQEELTHAQQLGQRLKQLDARPPGSAEFTARQDSLQPPENSTDVLSVIRGVLDAEEDAIDTYRDLIGAAREADDPVTEDLAVTILADEEAHRTEFRGFEKEYQSD
- a CDS encoding PAS domain S-box protein; the encoded protein is MTESIRILHVDDDPAFGDMAAEFLEREDERFDVTTATDASEGLERLGDAVDCVVSDYDMPGPTGIDFLETVRETRPELPFVLFTGKGSEEVASEAVSAGVTDYLQKERGTGQYTVLANSIANAVEQYRSKRELEASQRRLSLFIEQSPLGVLEYDENFEIVGLNEAGQDILGYSESDLRGETWETLVASSSYENVDEVTSALAEAEGGYHSVDENVRKDGEHITCEWHNRVVTDDEGEVVAVFSLFQDITERIERERRLERTSARLEALFENSPDMINVHDTDGNILDPNPRFREKTGYDAGELADMKVWDVDQQLDRDEAADVWAEMDAGERLRLESVYRTRDGETFPVELHVRRLNLAGEDRFVVISRDVSERRERERDLERYREYTDRMLDAIDDLFFIYDAEGTPQRWNESFADVTGYPDAEIPSLNAVDFVPDDYREAAAENFEAVLETGHARLEAPVLAADGSTTPYEFVANRVEHPDGRPQVVGIGRDVTVRRERERDLERQNRRLEEFASVVSHDLRSPLSVAEGNLELARENRDSDELQSVARAHDRIRSLIEDVLTLAREGNPVETVEPVGLAETAETCWKTVETGDATLAVETQSTVLADRSRLRRMFENLVQNSVDHGGPGVTVTVGDVEGGFCVADDGPGIPPEKRSEVFERGYSTSEDGTGFGLRIVEQLADAHDWEVSVAASDAGGARVEFTGVTFVDR
- the mch gene encoding methenyltetrahydromethanopterin cyclohydrolase codes for the protein MESLNRMATELVDEAIDFAEELTLDVHALEGDAAVIDFGVAVPGAVEAGLLLAEIQTAGLATVQTRMDEVAGAPTTHVELSTDHPALGLLCAGKAGWELSVDDFEGLGSGPARAIVAEEDIYARVGYADDADFAVLAVESDTLPDEAVAAAVAERTGVPESGVFLPAFSTASITGSVVAAARAAELATFRLSELGYDPLEVLSVSGSAPVAPVADDEETAMARTNDALAYGGQAHLVVEEPFDRFDEVVSTAADDHGQPFADIFAGVDWDMSELPVDLFGPAQVTVDVLGGETHVVGDTHEDVLAESFH
- a CDS encoding thiamine-binding protein; amino-acid sequence: MTASGFLTVSPKVEGSMAPEIAKAVDALEDHPVSYETTPMGTLLEAEDAATLFAAAQAAHEAVDSDRVVTFLKLDDKRATDAPMREKVDAVEERLGRDARGGPD